In the Oncorhynchus keta strain PuntledgeMale-10-30-2019 chromosome 16, Oket_V2, whole genome shotgun sequence genome, accaacagccattgatccccccgggacccccgtctcaaggatggccttcaagacttcgaggaccactggtccaagtataccccaaaacttgagataaaactcagccggcagaccatccatcccaggcaccttctcTTTTCctatcctcctaagagcgctctcaacctcttctagtgagatctgggcctccatcacttctctaatgtcctccggcaaccgcctggacaagtgttctaaaacacatttccctgctctacatctatttccctttccttaaataaaccttggaaatgatcagttgtcaccctgaccatatcctctggttctctaactatactaccattttcttccctaacgccatgcattaccttcctactctgtcttgccctaaccgacttaaagaacatagcagaacaagtctcattgtgttctagaaagccactatgcgcacgctccaagAAAGCttgagccttccgctcctgcaactgcCTGAGCTGCgtctttagggttgcggatctctaccagtcaaacgacccgccgaggttgcctgcctcgtactcgagttcaattgacctttggatacgatccacctccctcctctcctcccttttttcctcttgcaataccctattataaaagccctaatcctcaccttaactaattcccaccactctaacacccctcacacatggaccggaggccttcaagcctccaaaagaaaccaaaaacccgtcaacaaaagcaaaagcctgctcctccagcacattccgatctaacttccagtacccctaccaaagaggcagactggcgaccccacctgcaggagcaccccgtcgtgatccgaaaagaaaacaggcaacagccgcccagacaacttacccaaagacctgggtacaaaaatatagtcgagcctccgcgcaaccccttggagttgcgccatgtaggaccgcccattttcggagtagtgtgcaggccaccatcaaccagaccatggcaagccattagctcggtgatggcgcctgcactgctatcccccccctattcctaaatctgtattaaaatccccctatcactaatttcctatttgtgacacacatgggcgccagacagtccaccatctcctcctgtctgccaccacctgtggcccatacaccaccactaatctaaatttacaatttACAATGtcacatccacccctataacacTCCCCTGCATCACCACAAAAGAACCCTCCACTTTTAcgtccctgtgcccacacaaaatccctacccccgatgagtgcacccccaataccccaaaccgactccccttgtcccactccctcttaaacctactaacatcccctccatccctcaggtgaacctcctgtaaaaaaaacaaaaatcaaaccccacaccctccaaataactaaaaaccgccctcctcttaacaaaatcccttgaacctcttacatttaaactaacaaaagtccaattagaccccatgaaagaataaaataaaaactcaaattctaaacccagacagaaaaaaaaaaaaaacaggagactcacccgatgctcccctgctccatatctaccggtgagaacaccatccgtactcccgacatcccccctcttcctccatctcaccaacccaggatgcaggaatagtgtttggctccggggtgcccagcaccctgggtctaccccacactcctccccctccccagtgctgCAGCTGGTTTGGAGAAACAtagggaggctgagtccccaataaaaaaactccccacctcctcctgtacccagtcctgagtcttgttaggtgtgaccccccccccgccagctcctccaccataccctcatctcttccaccagggcactttcccccactccacttgctcttccaccgtctccttctccaccacccctccctcgctttcttctctctcatgctcctccactcgcttgccttcttccgccgcttttcctggttctcctactcccgtgccttccatttccttctctcttccatccgccgcttcttgctcctcctccttccttgcgaccctcccctctggacctgtactctggtcatgaggcattcttccttcccctcctcttcttcccccatccccccgctcctgctcccccAGCCACAGACGAGTATGTCCTCTGACGAGCTGGGAACCCCGCCACAAGTGTGCTAACCAGCCACACCCGTGGCACGCCTTGTCACAATCCTTTGTCTCGTGCTCCCCAGATCCACAAAATCTGAATTTTCTTGCGCTGCACGAGGCGAAGATATGGCcataggccatacagcgcctgcaaaatggaggctgacgtgcataaaacaacgtcccctgtcagcccccaggggaacatagcaggaggatggaggtagccaccatgttcCCTTGGGTCCTCCTGGCTTaatggcggatctggaagattctggctgactggcggctctggctgctccatgcagactggcagctctggctgctccatgcataCTGGCAgctctgaacaggcaggagactccggcagcgctggagtaGAGAAAGGCTCTGGTAGCGCTAAACAGGCGgtagactccggcagcgctggagaggaagaaggctctgacagcgctgaacaggcgaggtgcactgaaggcctggtgcttggtgctggcactggtggtactgggccgagaacacgcacaggaagcctggtgcggggagctgccaccggaggactggtgtgtggaggtggcacaggatggaccggaccgtgaaggcgtactggagagctTGAGAGCAGGGCCCCCGGCAGAGAGCTTGAAccgcttattgtgggaagcttgtggaaggctacccaaaacgtttgacccaagtgaaacaatttaaaggcaaacgctaacaaatactaattgagtgtatgtaaacttctgacccactgggaatgtgaggaaagaaattaaagctgaaataagtcattctctactattattctgacatttcacattcttaaaataaagtgatgatgaactgacctaagacagggaagttttactaggattaaatgtcaggaattgagaaaatcagagtttaaatgtatttggctaaggtgtatgtaaacttccgacttcaactctaggTGGTGAAGTCGGCATAGTCTTTTTGGATCATGAAGTCATTAGTTGGATGTATTCCTTTCTGATAAACAGAAGTGAAAGGGTTTGTTTGGGGGACACTCAGCCGGACGCTCTTTACTATACCATTGTTGTCCCACAAGGGTCAATATTAGGCCTCCTTTACTATCTATGTCAATTATCTCTCGCTTGCCCACAAGTTTAAATGCAGATGATACAGTTCTGTATGTGCACTCATAAAATAGGCAATTGGTTGTAAACAAGTTAACTTCAGCCATGTTTCTAAATGGATTACTAATTCTTCCCTGCATTTAAATATCGACAAGACTCTTTGTATGTACTTCTCTAAGAAATCCATTGATTCTTCCCAATGAGCTGTTGTTGTTAATGGGGAGAATCAGAAAGTAGTGCTTAACTTCAGGTATCTTGGTGTCATTTTGGACTCCAACTTGACATTTAAGACACATGTGAAGAAGGTGGTTTGCACGGTTCAGTTTGGATTATCCAACTTTAGGTTTATAAGACCTTTCCTTCCTCTGGAGGCCGCCAAACTATATATGCATGCAATGATCTTCTCACATCTGAGATATTATCTCACATGCTGGTCACACTCAATTGAAACCAATTGAATCACTCTACAAACACTTAAGATTTTTGATAATAAACCAAACAGATACCACCATTGTCACATAATTTAGAAACACAGTTAATTTAGTCTGGATAGCTTTAAGCAGTATGTAGATGCAAGCCTTGTCTTTAAGATCCTGCGTGGTCTTTCACCTCCACCTCTATGCCGGCATATCATGCTCAAGGAAAACACATATCAATACACAAACAATATATAGTGTTTCTCAGCCAATCACAAAGCCCTAATGAAGCCTAAATGTGTTGCAATGAAGGATGTTGTATGATGTCTGGGTGTTCCATGTAACGCTGGGCATTGCAAAACAGGCAAACAAATTAGCCTCCTGCCACTGCTATTAATCAAATGTGCTAACTGAAAATGtcagtataggcctactgtatcaTTGTTTCCCATCTGCTGTTAATTCCAGAACAATATTTATTCCACATCTACATTTATGGAGAGAACATTCTCTGTGTGATTCTCTGTGTGAGTTTCCATTTTATCTCTGACTGGGtagagacagactgaccagcaaaTAAGTGTCTCCCTCACAATGTGGTGGGACcaatccatattaatgcccatgatattggaatgagatgttcaatgagcagggGTTTTTTGGGCCATGGAGTGTATTTGGTTATCTGCAACCCAAGAAGAACTGCTAGTGGGTCTTGACCCCTTTTTGGAAACAACATATTCTCTGGAACTGATTATGAATTCAGAAGTTTTGTTGATTTCATACTTGTTTACAATTGTTTTAGGACTTGTAGAGCCTTCCACCTGATATCAGAGAGGGTTCACACTTGTTTTGAAAGGATCTCAAATAGTTTGTCAaacaaacagaacacaacagacaaAGACATACACAATGACGGATCTGAACTTATTTCATTTATTATTGATGGAATAATCATCTCTGAACAGGAGCTAATGTCAACATATTTGATTTAAACAAGTTTTTTCTCCTTCCCCTATCGACGCCCGTCTCATTTTCCACCCGCTGCCGCTGCTGGGCCTGGGCCTGGAGCTGCAGCAGGAGTTGGGGCAGGAGCAGAGGCAAGGCTGGCCAATAGGAAGGGCAGGAGGGCCATCAAGGCAGAGTTACCTTGAGATGGCTGCGCATAAGGGAAGTAGGATGGGTACTGAGGCTGCCGATAGGGGTAAAACCCTCCCGAACCACGGCCATAACCCCTGTACCtctgtagagagagcgagagcgagagcgagagcgagagcgagagctgGATAAATTGTTCTGAGCTCAAACAAACTAGTAATCATATTCAAATAGTAGACCGTACTATAGTACTCTAATAGACAGAATACCTAATAGATAGTACTAAATATTACTGCACCTCATTGCTAGCTGAGCGCTCCTCTCGATCATGTTCCTCAGACacctgcacacacaaacaaaatccCAGGATGAATGATATTATGGTATAAAGTAATCAACACTCAAAGTGTGAACTTAAGTCCATCATATTGTAATAATTCAGATATTGTCATATTCCAATGCAATGCAATCTATGGAAACGGCAATCTCttgttgtattgatgtgtaaaTTGAAGGCTTGATGTTGTATTTCAAGAATTCTTACAGGAATGGAAGAACAAAGTCCAATCAGGCACATCACTAGGAATAGTAGTTTCATGGTCACCACGGAGTTCTTGAAATGAAAAAGACATACAGTGAATTCAAAGCTAGACACGCCTGACTAAACTCCACTACAGTATTCTTTGAAACTCTTACCTGTTCAAGTGAAGATGTCAAATTCTTTAAAAGTATTCAACTTGAGACTGATGCTGTATTGTAACTTAAAAGCAAAAATATGCTTTTTATAGACCATTTCATTCCACTGTCAACCAATGAGCTTTCAGTCCCATGATCAATGCTGTGTCCTGGAGATGTGAAATGTGATGAAATtagacatttggtgtgtcattCTACAAATCTGTATATATCCATAGTGCCAACAAAGAACAATGGCCCATCAGTATTAGGAAACTTTTGCTAAGTTGACAGGTTTTGAAACTGTTGATGATTTATACCCTTGTTTGTTGGGCATTGCGGAGGATAAATTAACTCATTTAATTGTAATGTACATTTTTAATTTCTCAATTTATACAGCATAGCTCAAGTACCAGACTTTATTTTGATTTCTCCTATCATGCAATATAATGTACCACACTTTGTATAGATTTCTCACAATTTCCATAAACTTAATGAGCATTCATCAGAGGACTGGAAAGACATACAATTCAGCTTGAaatataaatgtgtttattaACCAGAAATGCATAAAGGAATCACACTTCATAGTCAATGTCTGGGAGTTCCATGAAATACCTGATTGACAGAAAAGCAAATTAATGAATTTATAGGATATACATTGTACTTATGATGTTTGGGGAATCCAGTGTTGGGAAAAGTgccaaattgtcatacttgagtaaaagtaaagatacttaaAATGGCTCAATTTTAAgtgaaagtcactcagtaaaatactgctggagtaaaagtctaaaagtattttgctTTACaaatacttaagtattaaaataATTGTAATTGCTGTAATTGTGTTTTGTGAGTCCACCTTATTCTGAAAACACATGCAGTACCAATGTTTTACAGAAAATACAAAATGTCAACTGCATCCAGCTAGTCGCTGAAATAATTTTTGAATGTGTGATCGAAATGGATTTTCCTTGTTCTGAAAACACATGCAGTACCAATGTTTTGCAAACAAACACCCACTTCACTCCCCACCTATGCACGTTGCCAAATCATCATGGGAAGGACTTGATTGTAGAATTAAGTAGGCTTATGATTACAAGTTAAACTGAGTCACCAGCTTAAACAGTATAATATGCAACTCAATCCCCACCTTGCCACGACAAATGTCCAACTTTTGTAACTTATTGAATGTATATGTTGCCCCaagcaaaaatgtttatttcaGATCCTTTTTATAAGTTCAGACATTTTACTTTGGATAAGTAAACTAATATTCATTATACAATATATATTTCCCATATTTAGTAAACTCATCCGAGTTCCTGTCAAACTACCATTGTAGGGCTCTTTCTGTTGACAAACTGGCATTGCGGAACTCAAGGTCAATTAACCCACTacagtctaagccctgtctaagctGGGAGTgtggtgtggggagggagggCTCTTCTAAGCTATTCATGTGTGGCATGTTTCGTCACAGTATTGTCTTTTGAACATTTGTTTTGGACTGATGCCCGACAGCATTCTACTAAATGTATCGACTAGGAGCGCTGATGAATATTTCATCAAAAGTGCATTACATTGGTATGGAAATAAAATGACATTCAAATGTCATCAGTTTGACTTTAAATGCggtataatgttagctagctagctaggattGAGGGAGGGTTGCTACTTTAGCAATGTCATCAAATATTCAGGCACCTAATTGAAATGTAGACTTAACATTAGTTAGCCTCTGTCCAGAATGACTGGGTTTATCAGAACTTTAGGGCACCACTATGGCGCTGCCGATAGAGGGCGGCTTGAGAACATTCATAACAGTGGCATGACGTGACTGAGTGACGGAGGTGCTACCTATGAATTTGGGAATGTTTTAAGaaggatcattttgctatttgataTTGATTTTTAAGGCCCCTTGAAGTATCAAAAACGTTTTTTTAATTATTTGATGAAAAAATGTATATggtcttactgctattagcccataaaaagtcaatgaataacagatttactacatggaacaacagatagtcccccataaaaatcaaaaggaagtttgttctgaagagTCTATCCTATAAACTGAGAGAAATAAGAAGGATCGGAAAACTTTTTTTTTGGTCAacatgtatttaaacccttattTTTGGCCTTAAACATTCTCCATGTACAGTGGCAAGACAAGGTATGTGAatcctttggaaatacctggacatctgcataaattggtcataaaatgtgatctgagcttcatctaggtcacaacaatagacaaacacagtctgttaaactaataacacacaaacaatgatatgatttcatgtctttattgaacacattGTGTGAAGATTCActgtgcagggtgggaaaagtatgtgaaaccttggatttaataactggttggccctcatttggcagcaataacctcaaccaaacgtgttctgtagttgcggatcagacctgcacaacggtcaggaggaattttggactaTTCCTCtgtacaaaactgtttcagttcagcaatcgggttgaggtcaggactctgactgggccagtCCAGAatgcgtattttcttctgttgaagtcaTTCTGTTGTccatttacttctgtgttttgcgtcgctgtcctgttgcatcactcaACTTCTATTGATCTTCACTTGGCCGAAAGatagcctgacattctcctgcaaaatgtcttgatgaaGTTGGGAAATTATTTTTCCATCGATGATCGCAAGcagtccaggccctgaggcagcaaagcagcccgaAACCATGATGCTCTCTCCACCGTACTTTACatttgggatgaggttttgatgttggtgttcTGTGACTTTTTTCTccagacagtgttgtgtgttccttccaaacaactcaaatgaagtttcatctgtccatagaatattttgccagtagtgctatggaacatccaggtgcattTTTGCAAACTCAGACGTGCGGCAATGTTTtcttggacagcagtggcttcttccgtggtgtcctcccatgaacaccattcttgttaaTTGTTTTACGTaccgtagactcgtcaacagacaTGTtcgcatgttccagagatttctgtaagtctttatcTGACACTCTAGGATTATTCTTTATCTCATTCAGCATTCTGCTCTGTGCTCTTACAGTCATCTTTGCAAGATGGCCACttctagggagagtagcaacagttctgaactttctccatttatagacaatttgtcttaatcatggactgatgaacatcaaggcttttaaacatgcttttgtaaccctttccagctttttgcaagtcaacaattcttagtCTTAggtctgagatctcttttgttcaaggcatggttcacatcaggcaatgcttcttgtggaTAGCAAACTcatattttgtgagtgttttttatagggcaaggcagctcgaACCAGCATTTCCAATTGATTGGACTTTTGGAtcgcttttggagaagtcattaattagcctaggggttcacataccttTTCCAACCTATacagtgaatgtttaaatgatgacACTTtttcagtgcatttggaaagtattcatacctcttgactttttccacattttgttatgttacagccttattgtaaaatgtattacatttttttaaattcctcatcacaacaccccataatgaccaagtgcataaaggttttttttttaaaaaacatttaaaaacaaatatatcttaattacataagtattcaaccctttccATGAGACTCGAAACTGGTCtaagttgcatcctgtttccattgatcatcctatagatgtttcaacaacttgattggagtcgacctgttgtaaattcaattgattgaacatgatttggaaaggcacacagctgtctatatatggtcccacagttgacaatgcatgtcagagcaaaaacaaagccttgaggtcaaaggaattgtctttAGAGCACagggttcccaagaacacagtggactccatcattcttaaatgaaagaagtttggaaccaccaagactcttccaagagctgtctgcccagccaaactgagaaatcggccttcatcagggaggtgaccaagaacctgatggtcagaTTGACAGAGTTTATTTgttgagatgggaaaaccttccagaaggacaaccatctctgcagcactccaccaattaggcctttatggtagagtggcaagacggaagccactcctcagtaaaagccacatgacagcccacttggagtttgccaaaaggcacctaaaggactctcagaccatgagcaacaagattctctagtctgatgaaaccaagattgaacactttggcttGAATGTCAAGTGACACATCtagaggaaaccaggcaccatcccttcggtgaagcatggtggtggcagcatcaagctgtggCAGGGATtgcgagactagtcaggatcaagggaaagatgaaaggagtaaagtacagagagagattcttgatgagagagatccttgatgaaaacctgctccagagcgctcgggacctcagactgtggctgAGGTTCACCTCCCTACAGgccaacgaccctaagcacacagccaagacaacacaggagaggcatcgggacaagtctctgaatgtccttgagtggcctagccaaagctcagacttgaacccgatcgaacatctctggagagacctgaaaatagctgtgtagcaacactccccatcaaacatgacagagcttgagaggatctgcattgAAGAATAGAAGaatcaagcttgtagcatcatatccaagaagagtcgaggctgtaatcactgtcaaagttGCTTGAAAAACGTACTGAGTACAAGGTCTGAACACttctgtaaatgtgattttttaaatttttgcaaaaaattctaaaaacctgttattgctttgtcattgtggggtattgtgtgtagattgatgaggggaaaaaatatatattatcaattttagaataaggctgtaatgtaacaaaatgtggaataagtcaaggggtctgaatacctcccGAATGCACCGTATACAGTACTTCCACACATTTTTTTCAACTGGCACTGGGTGACATTCAGACACGTTTTGTGAGGCCTGTGAGTGTCCTTCTGCAAATCAACCAACATGTAGGTGTTTGTCAGTGTCTCAACGCAAAGGAGTCTGTTTGGACGCTACAGATAGAAGTTGGCAGATCgtctgtaccgacttcagacgagtcccaagacacttgtgggggtcatagagcaaaacagGTCTCATCTATCCATAGAGGCATAGGAACGTTTGTAGGACCGTTTGTTACAGAGAGTTTTTCTAgctgatatctctagcttaaactgaccgactattttggagaaaaaaaatatgCTAATTCGATGTCCATGTGGGTGCGGACATCTACTCTACGGGGTACCCTCATTAGCAAAGCCTGACTGATAATtgcccttctgcacacatcaCACAGAGGCTGTGTTTTCTCAAACTGTGTAGAGATTGCACAACACTTAATGGTCTAATACAAGTGTCCATAGGATGATGCTTAGAGCTCAAAGATTCTGACCAGGTGAAGAGACTGGCAAGCCTAAATTCACATGTGGTTTGTCTCATGTCAACCGCTAAATAAATATGTCAATTAGCAATGAAAACAATTATTATCTACTTATCAGATTTAACAATCAACATTAGCTCTTTGTTGATCTTGCAGAGACTGAGGAATAATACTATGTCTGGATTGTCATACAAATTGTTCCCAAATATCACTGTCTCAATATTTTTGCTCAGGCATAACCCCTAGAGTTGATTGATGCTTAATCTATTATAATGGACCCTGAATGAATACATTGTCAATAGATGAGACATGGTCATTCTGTCAAAATGTcttcacacgcacgcacgcatgcacccacacacacacacacaggcaaacacacacacacacacacacacacacacacacacacacacacacacacacacacacacacacactggaaatgCACACACACTCCAGGAGAGGTATTACCTTTAACCACATGGTGTCACTAATGGATTGAATTTGAAGTAGCTTCCATAACAATTCAGTACTACAGTAGTGTCTTGATTCATTTATTTTTCATTAAATCTGTCTTTTtgtttctctttttttctttgtCGATATGATGGTAACTTTGAGAGTAAATCTCCTGAAAGTAGAACAATCTTACCTTCAGTATAGCCAAGCACCTTGCCTTGTCCTTTTATGatttcatttgtattttatttattttttatttcacctttatttatccaagtaggccagttgagaataagttctcatttacaactgcaacgtggccaaga is a window encoding:
- the LOC118395662 gene encoding E3 ubiquitin-protein ligase TRIM33-like, which encodes MKLLFLVMCLIGLCSSIPVSEEHDREERSASNERYRGYGRGSGGFYPYRQPQYPSYFPYAQPSQGNSALMALLPFLLASLASAPAPAPAPAPAPAPAPAAGGK